The segment CGTGCTCGGCGGCGAAGTCGAGGTCATGCCGCTCGTCGGCACGCGCATTCGCGCGCGCGTGCCGGCGGGTACCAGGTCGGGCGCGGTGCTCCGGCTCCGCGGCCATGGACGGCCGGTGCTCGGCAAGTCCGGCCAACGCGGCGACCTGCTGGTGACCCTGGATCTCCAGGTGCCCACGGAGCTCACACCGGAAGAGCGCAGCCACTACGAAGCCCTGGCGGCCCTGCGTACGCAGCCCGCATAGGCAGCCGACTCGTTCGGCGGATGTCTGGACAGTACACCTGACCGCATCGACTCGACATCGAACGGGGAGGACGAACCAATGAATCTGAATCGACTGACAGAAAAGGCCCAGGAGGCCGTCGTCGGCGCGCAGCAACTCGCCACGCGCCTCCATCACTCGCACGTGGATCCCGAGCACCTGCTCGTCACGCTGGTGACCCAGCAGGGCGGTATCGTTCCATCGGTGCTGCGCAAGATGCAGATCGACCCGGCGGCGCTGGCAAAGACGCTCGACGCCGATCTCGCGAAGCGCCCGACGGTCCATGGCGGCAGCGACGTGGGCGTCGGTCCGCGCCTGCGCGCGGTGTTCGACGGCGCTGAGAAGGAAGCGGCACAGCTCAAGGACGAGTACCTGAGCACCGAACACTTCCTGCTGGCCATCGCCGGCGAGGGCGGACGCACGCCCGCCGCACAGGCGTTCCAGGCCGTGGGGGCCACGCGCGACAAGATCCTGGAGACGCTCGTCGCCGTGCGCGGCACACAGCGCGTCACGGACCAGAGTCCCGAAGCCAAGTACGAAGCGCTCGAGAAGTACGGGCGCGATCTCACGGCCGCGGCCCGCGACGGCAAGCTGGACCCCGTCATCGGCCGAGACGATGAGATCCGGCGTGTGATCCAGGTGCTCTCACGCCGCACGAAGAACAACCCGGTCCTCATCGGCGAACCCGGCGTCGGCAAGACGGCGATCGTCGAAGGTCTCGCCCAGCGCATCATCCGCGGCGAC is part of the Acidobacteriota bacterium genome and harbors:
- a CDS encoding AAA family ATPase; the protein is MNLNRLTEKAQEAVVGAQQLATRLHHSHVDPEHLLVTLVTQQGGIVPSVLRKMQIDPAALAKTLDADLAKRPTVHGGSDVGVGPRLRAVFDGAEKEAAQLKDEYLSTEHFLLAIAGEGGRTPAAQAFQAVGATRDKILETLVAVRGTQRVTDQSPEAKYEALEKYGRDLTAAARDGKLDPVIGRDDEIRRVIQVLSRRTKNNPVLIGEPGVGKTAIVEGLAQRIIRGDVPEGLKDKRIVALDMGSLVAGAKYRGEFEERLKAVLQEVVNSQGEIVLFIDELHTVVGAGASEGSLDASNMLKPMLARGELHTIGATTLDEYR